GTCTGTTTTAATGACCCCCATGTCTGATGTGACCCCTGCCGACCTGCCCCGTGACCTGGGCTTCGCCATGCCTGCCGAGTGGGCCGAGCACGCTGCCACCTGGATGAGCTGGCCCGCCGACGACGACCTGTGGTTCGGGCACCTGGAGGGCGTGCGCGCCGAGTTCGCCGAACTGGTGCGGACCATCGCCCGCTTTGAGCCGGTGCATCTGCTCGTGCGGGACGAGGAGAGCAGCGCGGACGCCCGCGCGCGGCTGGGCGGCGCGGACGTGACGTTCCACGACGTGCCGCTGGACGACGTGTGGATGCGCGACAACGGCCCCATCTTCGTCAAGCGAGAAGATGACCTGGCGCTGGTGGACTGGAAGTTCAACTCCTGGGGCGGGAAGTTCAACTGGAGCAACGACGACCGCGTGCCCGAGTACGTCGCCGGGCAGCTGGGCACGCACCGCTGGGCGCAGCCGTTCGTGCTGGAGGGCGGCGGGCTTGAAGTGAACGGCCGGGGCGTGGGCCTGACCACCCGGTCGTGCTTCCTGACCGAGACCCGCAACCCCGGCCTGACCGAGGAGGGTTACGCGTTCCTGCTGGCCGACACGCTGGGCGTGCAGAAACTCCTGTGGCTGGACGGCGGGCTGGAGAATGACCACACCGACGGGCACATCGACACGATCACCCGCTTCACCGACGAGCGGACCATCGTCACCAGCGTCGAGCCCAACCCCGAGGACCCCAATCACGCGGTCATGGCGAAGAACCTCGCGGACCTTCGCGCCATGACCGATCAGGAGGGGCAGCCCTTCCGCATCGTGGAGCTGCCCCTCCCCGCGACCTACCTGGAGGGCGCGGAGGGTCGCCTGCCGCCCACGTACGCGAACTTCTACATCGGGAACGGGTTCGTGGTCGTCCCGCAGTACGGCGACCCGAACGACGCCCGCGCCCTGGAAGTCCTGACGCCGCTGTTCCCCGGCCGCGAGGTGATCGGCCTGAGCAGCCGCGCGATCATCGAGGGTGGCGGCAGCTTCCACTGCGTGACGCAGCAGCAGCCCGCCGGAACGCCCTGGCAGCAGGACGCCTGAGGCGTGCCGTTCCAGCCGCTGCCCGACGATCAGCCGAGCTGCACCGTGGAGTGCCCCGCGTGCGGGCACCGCGGGCTGGTCTATGAGCAGCAGCTGGGCCTGCTGGGGCCCTGCCCGGTCTGCGGCGCGGCCCGACCCCGGTACATGGGCAGTGTCGCGCCGGGCAGTGGGCGGCAGGTGTCGTTCGGGAGGTTCCGCGACCTGCTGGACGAGCCGCGCCTGCTGAGCCTGATCGAGGAGGCGCTGGGGCTATGCCCACTGGACGCGGAATGCTTCGCGGACGCCCAGGGTCGCGAGGTGCCGCTGGAGGACATCCACTACGCCCTGCAGGGGAACGCCGGGTGGCAGGGTCAGGTGTACAACCTGCACATGAATCGCGCCCGCTGAGGAGGCGTGCCAGAGTGACGGCGTGATACGGATTCCGTCTGTTTCGCTGACAGATCGGAACCCCACCGATCTGCCAGCTCCACGCCCGAAACCCGTTTTTCTCCTCCTCGCACCCGCTCGGATTGAACGGGCTTTGCAGCCCATTCAATCGGAGTCCATATGACTGACCTTGACCTGGGCGGCGGGTACTCGGCCCGCCCGATCTCGCTGGAGGCGTACCGGGCGGCGTGCGCGCGGCTGGAGGACCGGATCTTCGGTGGAAATTCGCTGTTCGCGTTCGACCCGCCGGTGCGGGCGGCCCCGCCGCTGGGCGAGTCGTGGAACTGGGGCGTGTTCCACGGCGCGGAACTGATCGGCTGGCATCACGCGCACGCGCGGGACGAGCGGACGGTGTACATGGCGGATACCGGGCTGCTGCCGGAGCATCAGGGGCGCGGGGTGTACTCGCGGTTGCTGCCGCACCTGCTGGACGCGTTCCGCGCGGCGGGGTTCACGCTGGTGCAGAGTCACCACCGCGCGACGAACAACGCCGTGATCCTCCCGAAGCTCCGGGCCGGGTTTCACCTGCAGGGCCTGAACGCGTACGAGGGCGGGGTGAATGCCGCGCTGACCCTCAGCCTGGACGGGGCGTACGGGCAGGCGATGCACGTCCGCAGCGGCTTCCGCGCACCATCGGGAGAGGCGGCGCGGCGACTGGGCGTCCCGGACGAAGGACTGCCCGGTCTGGCCGACGCGCCCAGCCTCCCCCTCCCGGCCGACGCCGAGGCGGGCGTGGATCTGGGCGGCGGGTACGCCCTGCACCGCGTGCCGACCGCCACGTACCGCGAGGTGTACGCACAGCTGGAAGCCAGCGCTTACGAGACGGACTCGTTCGACTGGGGCGACCGTGACCCCGCCCCCGCGCCGCGCGGCCCGCTGTGGAGTTGGCTGATCAGCCACGCGGGACGGGTGGCCGGGTGGCAGGCCAGCCGCGCGTGGGACACCCGCACGGCGTACATGGTGAACACCGCGCTGCTCCCCGCGCACCGGGGGCGGGGCGTGTACACGCGGCTGCTGCCTGTGGTGCTGGACGCCCTGCACGGCGAGGGCTACGCGCTGGTGCGCAGCCATCACCACCTGACGAACAACGCCGTCATCGTCCCGAAGCTCCGCGCGGGCTTCCGCTTCCAGGGCCTGCAGGTCGACGAGCACGGCGTCATAGCGATCCTGCTGCGCAGCTTCGACCCGGCGTACGCGGCGTACATGGACCGCCGCAGCGGCCTGACCCGCTGAACGTCAGCGGCGTTCAGGCCGGGCGGCGGAACAGCGCGGCCAGCAGGAAGTCCTGCGTGAAGACGTCCGCGGACGCGTCTGCCGGAGCGGGGAGTGGGCCGCCGGTCAGGAACTCCAGGTCACTGAAGACGTGGCGCAAATCGGCGACGCTGAACCCGATTCCACCGGACAGCGTGCCCTGACGGAACAGTTCCAGGTCCGTCTCGGCGCTGCCCATGCGTCCGGCCGCGAAGGTGCAGATGCCGAACAGCCCGCCGGGTTTGAGGACGCCGCTCAGGGTCGTCAGGTAGGACAGGCGGCGGTGGGGGGGCAGATGGTGAAAACACCCGGAGTCGTACACCACGTCGAACGGGCCGCCGGGGATGGGCTGGCGCAGCACGTCCACCTCGTGGAAGGTGGGCCGGGGGTCGCGACCGCGGGCGACCTGCACGGCGTACGGTGAGAGGTCCACGCCCGTCGCGTGGTACCCCAGTCCGGCCAGGAAGGTCGTGTTGCGGCCCAGCCCGCACCCCACGTCCAGCGCCGCCCGCCCAGGTCCGCCGGGCAGCAGGCCCCGCGCGGCCCAGTCGCGCAGGTTCGCGTCCGGCAGCGCCGAGGCGAGCGGGTGGCCGGGCCGGGAGAGGATGTCCGCCCAGGCGTCCCGGTCGCCCCGGCGGGTCAGGTCCCCCTCGCCGAACAGGCCGTCCAGGGTGTCGAGCAGGTCGTCCAGCGTGGCGAGCCTCATCTCACGAGTGTACCGGCGCGGTCAGGCGCGGTGGGGCGGGCGATTCTTCGCGCGTTTGATCGTGCCGATGCCGGCCTCGCTGGTCAGCACGGTGCGGTAGAGGGTCCACCACTCGCGTGCCTGGGCAGGCTCGCGGGTCAGGGTCTCGAAGCGGTAGTACGCGGCCTCGCCGGTCGGGAGGACGAAGGTGGGCGTGCCGAACACCCCGACTTCACGCGCGGCGTCCAGGTCGGCGCGCAGGTCGGCGCGGCGGGTGGCCTCGTCCGCCAGGGCCTGCGCGAAAGCGTCCAGGTTCAGTCCGGCCTCCTGCGCCGCCGCGTGGATGGTCCCGTCCGTCAGGGGCTCCTTGCGCTCGTGGTGGGCGCGGAATAGCGCCAGCGTGAACTCCCAGTGCGCCGCCTCGCCCTGCCGGGCCGCCGCGTGGGACGCCAGGAATGCGCGCAGGCTCCCCTGCTGGTACGCGCTCCCCTCATTCAGCGGCTGCTCGGTCACGCGCCACGTCAATTCTTTCGCGTTGCCTTCGTGGTTGCCCTCGACCAGCGAGTAGTGCCGCAGGGTGAACGCCTCACCCTCGTCTTTCAGGACGGCGGCGAGTTCCACGCCACGCCACGCGTAGGGGCACAGGAAATCGAAGTACAGCTCGGTCACTCGGGTCATGCGGGGCACCGTACACCCTGAGGTGCGCGGCGGAACGTCACGCGGGCTGCACTCCGCCCGCCGGGCCGGACTGCACGGCCTCCACCTCGGCCGCCGCGCCCGCCACCAGCACGGCGTCCCCGGCCCGCAGGACGTCCTCGGCGCGGCTGCGCAGCGGCTGCCCGTCGCGCCAGATCGCCACGACCAGCGCGCCCGTCTCGCGGCCCAGGTCCGCCACCGTGCGGCCCACCATGCCCGGCGGGACGCTCAGTTCGCGGATCGTGAAGTGCTCGCTGGTCACGTCGCCGCTCAGCAGGCGGCTCAGGCGCGGCGCGAGCATCATCGCCGCGATGCGGTTCCCGCTCAGCTGGTACGGGTTCACGACCTCGTCCGCCCCGGCGCGGCGCATCTTGCGGGCCGCCGCCTCGTCACTGGCCCGCGCGATCACCCGCACGGCCGGGTTCAACCCCTTGGCGGACAGCACCACGTACAGGTTGCTGGGGTCACTGTTGATCACCGTGACCAGCGACGCCGCCCGCTCGATCCCGGCGCGGCGCAGCACGTCCTCGTCGGTGGCGTCCCCCACCAGAGTGTGCAGGCCCTGCGTCTGCGCCCACTCCAGGTGCTCGGGGCGGTGATCGACCACGACCACCTCGCGCCGCGCGCCCCGCAGCGCCACGCTGACCGCCTCGCCCACCTGCCCGTACCCGCACACGATCGTGTGATCCTTCAGGCTCATGATCTTCCTCTCCTTGCGCCGCCGCGCCGCGTCCGGGTCCGTCACGGTGCGCAGCATCGTCTCGGCCAGCAGCGTCAGCAGGTACAGCATCAGCCCGATCCCGACCAGCATCAGCACCACGCTGAACACCTTCCCGTCCGTGTTCAGCTCGCCCGGCGCGCCGTACCCCACGGTCGTCAGGGTCATGGCCGTCATGAACAGGCAGTCCAGCCACGACCAGCCCTCCAGCACGCGGTACCCGACCGTGCCGAACACCACCAGCCCCGCGATCAGGGCCAGCAGCACGGCAGGGCGACGGGTCATACCTCAAGTGTAGAGGGACGCTCAGCGGAGGATCGCACTGACCATCAGGAAGGCCGTGCCCCCGCTCAGCGCCGCGCCGAAGGCCACCGCAGCCCAGCGCATCCAGCGGCGGTACGCTGACACGTCCAGCCGGGATTCCAGCAGCCCACGCCGGTTCAATGTCCCGCCCGGATCCACGCGCACGGTCAGCGGCGTTCCGACCGGTCGCCCTGATCATCCAGATCACGCAGAGGGGGGCGGGGCTGCGGGCGGGGCGCCGTCACGGCGTTCAGGGCCCGGGGCTGCACCTCGGTCACGCGGCCACCGGGGAGAGTCAGGGTACGGCGCGGGCGGCGCTGGGGTCGGAGCACGCATGCGGGTAGACTGGCCGCCAGAGATATGACCAGGGCGCACCCGAACGGACGAGGCTGGCTGCTGTCGGCGATCAGCGCGGTGCTGATCACCGGCTTCCTGGCCACCAGCCTGCTGTCGTACGGCGTGGCGGAGCGGCGGTTGCGGCACACGATTGCGGACGAGATGCTGCCGCTGACCGGAGATAACGTGGCGTCGCAGATTCAGAACGGTATTCAGCGGCCGGTGTTCATCTCGTCGGAGATGGCGAACAACACGTTCCTGCGCGACTGGTTGCAGGGCGGCGAGCGGGATGCGGGGCGGGTTCAGGCGTACCTGCAGGCCATTCAGCGCAAGCACTCGCCACGCGCGGCGTTCGTGGTGTCGGGCCGCACGGGTCGCTACTACGGGCCGCGCGGGCTGGTGAAGACGGTCCGGGCGGACGACCCGCAGGACGCGTGGTTTGCTCGCGTGCGGGACCTGCGGGCCCCGTACGAGTTGAACGTGGACGTGAATCCCGCGTATGGCCGTCAGCCGCTGGTGTTCGTGAACTACCGGCTGCTCGCGCCGGACGGGTCGTTCCTGGCAGTGACCGGGGTGGGGCTGACGCTGGACAACATCCGGCAGCTGCTGAGGTCGTACGATGTGGAGTTCCAGCGGCGGGCGTACTTCGTGAACGAGCGGGGGGACGTGATGCTCGACAGTCGGGGCGGCGTGGGGCAGAACATCCGGCAGCGGCCTGGTCTGCGGGAGATCGCGCCGCTGATCTTCACGGGGTCCGCGCGGCCGCAGCGGCTGACGTACGACGCTGCGGCCGCGCGGTATCAGGTGAACGCGCGGTTCATTCCGGAGTTGCGCTGGTACCTGCTGATCGAGCAGAACGAGACGCGCGCCCTGACGCCCCTGCGGAACGTGCTGCTGCTGAACCTGCTGATCGGTCTGCTCGCCACGGGGCTGGTGCTGGCGGTGGTGCTGCCGACCGTGGCGCGCGACCGGGCGCAGTTGCGCCGCGCGGCGCTGACCGATCCGCTGACGGGCCTGCCGAACCGCGCGGCGTTCGACGCGGCGCTGGCGCGGCCGCTGGCGTCGGGCGTGCCGGTCACGCTGGCCCTGTTCGATCTGGATCACTTCAAGGTGATCAACGACCGGTACGGGCACCCGGCCGGGGATGAGGTGCTGCGGCGCGTGGCGCGGGCGGCGCAGGCGGCGCTGCCGGGCGGCGCCCTGCTGGCCCGCTGGGGGGGCGAGGAGTTCATCCTGCTGCTGCCGGGGGACGTGGCGTCGGGCGTGCCGGTGGCGCAGGCGGTGCGGGCGGCGGTCGAGGACCTGCCGACCGGCGTGCCGGGGGTACACGTGACGGTCAGCGTGGGCGTGAGTGGCGCGCGGACCGGGGACACGGCGGGCAGCGTCCTGACGCGGGCGGATCAGGCGCTGTACCTTGCCAAGCAGCGGGGCCGCAACCGGGTGGAGGTCGCCCCGGATCCGGCGCCGTCCACGCCGGACGCCGGGTAAGGATCAGGCGAGTTCTCTCGGGGTGAGGTTCGCGGCGATGAACGCCTTGAGGACACCGACGTCGTTGGGCATGACCTGGAAGCGTTTCGGAGCCTGTTCGATCCCGTCGAAGCGCGCGGGGCGCCCCGGGGTGTGCCCCACGGCCTCCTGCACGGTCGCCTCGAACTTGGCGGGCAGCGCGGTTTCCAGGCAGATCATGGGCACCCCGGGCCGCTGGTAGGCCTGCCCGACGAGGACGCCGTCGGCGGTGTGCGGGTCGATCAGGCGGCCGTACGACTCGAACACGGTACGGATGGTGCGCAGGCGGTCTTCGTGGGTGCTGCGCCCGCTGCGGAAGCCGCTGGCCTGCACCGCGTCCCAGTGGGGCGTGCCGCTCAGGGCGACGGGGCGGCTCTGGCCGACCTCGTCCCACCAGCCGCGCGTCTGCACGGCGTCCGCACCGGCGATCAGGTACAGGTAGCGCTCGAAGTTGCTGGCCTTGCCGATGTCCATGCTGGGGCTGCTCGTCACCGCGACCCGGTCGGCGGGGCGGACGTGGTACGTTCCGCCGCTGAAGAAGTCGTGCAGCACGTCGTTCTCGTTGCTGGCAACGATCAGCTGCCCGACCGGCAGGCCCATGCGTTTGGCGAGGTACCCGGCAAACACGTTCCCGAAGTTCCCGGACGGCACGCTGAAGTCCGCCTCCGCCCCGGCGGGGAGGTTCAGGGCGAGGTACGCCCGGAAGTAGTACACGGCCTGCGCCAGCACCCGCGCCCAGTTGATGGAGTTCACGGCCCCGATGTCATAGCGGGCCTTGAAGTCCGCGTCGGCGTTCACAGCCTTCACGAGGTCCTGGCAGTCGTCGAAGACGCCCTCCACGGCCAGGTTGAAGATGTTCGCCTCCTGCAGGCTGAACATCTGCGCCTGCTGGAAGGCACTCATGCGGCCGTGCGGGGAGAGCATCACGACGTTCACGCGGGCCTTGCCGAGCATGGCGTACTCGGCCGCGCTGCCGGTGTCGCCGCTGGTGGCGCCCAGGATGTTGACCCGCTCGTCCCGGGCCTCCAGCACGTACTCGAACACCTGCCCCAGGAACTGCATGGCCATGTCCTTGAACGCCAGGGACGGCCCGTTCGACAGTTCCAGCAGGTACAGGCCACCTCCGTCCGGGCCAGCCTCACCCAGCGGGGTGACGGGCGTGATCTCGGCGCTGTGGAAGGCCTCTTCCGTGTACGTGTCGCGCAGCAGGCGGCGCAGGTCCTCCCCGGGGATGTCCGTGATGAAGGGGCGCATGACCTCGTAGGCGAGGTCGGCGTAACTCAGGGCGCGCCACGCCTCCAGCTGCGCGGGCGTGACCGTGGGAATGGATTCGGGCATGGCCAGCCCACCGTCCGGGGCGAGGCCGGACAGCAGCACGTCCGAGAAGTGGCCGAGGTCGCGCGCGCCGCGCGTGGAAACGTACTTCATGGGTCCTCCCGCGCCCACGCGGTGGGCGACTTGCGTGCCGTCACTCTAGCGAGCCGGGTCCGGGCAGAGTCCACCGGCAGCTAGGGCACTCCACCGGACCTTCATCCGCGTGACACCCCGCGTCTTACAACTCTGTCACAGACGTCCGGAGAACTGACCCGGCGCCCAGTCATTCCGCGGCCCGGCCTTCCCCCCGGGGTTCTCATGCTTCACACCCTCCGGATCTGCACCGGGCCGCACGCTGCGCAGCGTGCCAGCCGCATTCGAGTACCGCCACGCCCCCCGGGGGGGTGGGGGGAGGGTCGCGCGCGGCCTTCAGCGGCCCTTGAGGAGACCGCTTAGGCGCGGTTCATGCATGCAGGTGTGACAGGCCCGAAGGGCGCACGCAGGCATCATGACTTCACTCGCTACGGGAAACAACGGGCGAGAAGAGGCGTTGAAGCGTGGTCCTGTATGCGGGCACCTGGGACACGTGGAGCCAGTGGTGCGACCGGCTTTTCGACCATGCCTTCAGCCTGAGCTGGAGGTTGGACCCACCAACTGCGACGACGTCGCAGGAGGAGTTCTCCATGCGTGCATTCCTGCTCTCTGCCCTTGTTGCCGTGCTGGCCACCAGCTGCGGCGGTCCCTCCACCCCCAGCACCACCGCGCAGTCCACCGGCACCCGCGTGGACACGCAGGCCCCCAAGGTCTCCATGGTGATGAGCCCCCAGACGCTGAAGGAGAAGGGCAACGTGTTCTTCCGCCTGGCCACCCAGGACAACACCACCGTGTCCCGCGTGGTCCTGCTGATCGACGGGGAAACCTTCGTGGACGACCCGACCGCGTACAACTCCTACGCGAAGTACTTCGAGGCGAGCAGCAACGGCGAGCACAAGGTCACCGTCCGCGTGTACGACCAGGCGCAGAACGTCACCGAACAGACCCAGACGTTCCACGTGAACATCGGTCAGTAGGCCCGGCGGCCTCGACATCCCCCATCCGGCAGCCGCGCGGCTCTGACCCGCACCCCCCGGACGAGACGATTCTGGCCGACCCTCCGCCCGCAGCTCGGAACGGCCCCGCCTGCCCGCACCTCCTGCCGGTACCTACAGGTCGAAGCGCATCAGGTCCCGCCCGACCGTGATGCGCCCTGGGTACAGCTCCGCCATTCCGGCGGTATACGCCGCTTCAGCTGCGGGCGTCGCCTGCGGCACCGGAATGTGGTGGGTCAGCACCAGGTGCCGGACCTGAGCGTCCCGGGCCAGCTGCGCCGCTTCCAGGGTGGTGGTGTGGTACTTGGCCGGGTTGGTGACCTGCACGGCCTGCTCGGGATTCTCCCGGGCGAGGTCCGCCAGCCACTGCGGCTGATAGGCGTCATGAATCAGCAGGTCGGCCTGCCAGGCGTGCTGCGCGGTGGCGGCCACGGGGCGCGTGTCGCCGCTGATCACGACGCGCCGCCCACCGAACTCGATGCGGTACCCGAGGGCGGGCGTCACGGGACGGTGATCGACCTCGAAGGCCGTGACCTGCACGCCGCCCTCGTCGAACATCAGGCCAGCATTGCGTTCGGTGTACTCCACCTCGGCACCTGCCGCTTCGGACCTGTTGTACGCCACGCGGAGTTCCCGGTCGTACGCGAGCGCGTCATGGAACGTCCCGATGATGTCGCGGGTGCGGCTGGGCCCGTACACCCGCATGGGCTGAGACCGACCCTGGATGACGCCCACGTGGGTGCGCCAGCTGCTGATGAACAGGTCCGGGAAGCCTGCATTGTGGTCGTAGTGGTGATGCGTGAAGAAGACGTCCCGCACGCGCTGCGGCATGAGCCCCGACTCGATCAGCTGCCGGGTGGTGTCGCCGCCGCAGTCGAACAGCAGGATCTGCCCCCCGGCCACGACCGCGACGGCCGGTTTGGCGGCGCCGGGGTAGGCGCGGGGCGTTCCGGTACCCAGCAGGACCACCGTGAACTGATCGGGGGTCAACGGGGCGACCGGGGTGGGCTGAATGAAGGACTGGGGCACACGGCATTCTGCGCCGACCGTGGCCGCCCCGGCCCGGACCTGCCTGGGCGGCGTGGTG
This DNA window, taken from Deinococcus sedimenti, encodes the following:
- a CDS encoding agmatine deiminase family protein, translating into MSDVTPADLPRDLGFAMPAEWAEHAATWMSWPADDDLWFGHLEGVRAEFAELVRTIARFEPVHLLVRDEESSADARARLGGADVTFHDVPLDDVWMRDNGPIFVKREDDLALVDWKFNSWGGKFNWSNDDRVPEYVAGQLGTHRWAQPFVLEGGGLEVNGRGVGLTTRSCFLTETRNPGLTEEGYAFLLADTLGVQKLLWLDGGLENDHTDGHIDTITRFTDERTIVTSVEPNPEDPNHAVMAKNLADLRAMTDQEGQPFRIVELPLPATYLEGAEGRLPPTYANFYIGNGFVVVPQYGDPNDARALEVLTPLFPGREVIGLSSRAIIEGGGSFHCVTQQQPAGTPWQQDA
- a CDS encoding GNAT family N-acetyltransferase — its product is MTDLDLGGGYSARPISLEAYRAACARLEDRIFGGNSLFAFDPPVRAAPPLGESWNWGVFHGAELIGWHHAHARDERTVYMADTGLLPEHQGRGVYSRLLPHLLDAFRAAGFTLVQSHHRATNNAVILPKLRAGFHLQGLNAYEGGVNAALTLSLDGAYGQAMHVRSGFRAPSGEAARRLGVPDEGLPGLADAPSLPLPADAEAGVDLGGGYALHRVPTATYREVYAQLEASAYETDSFDWGDRDPAPAPRGPLWSWLISHAGRVAGWQASRAWDTRTAYMVNTALLPAHRGRGVYTRLLPVVLDALHGEGYALVRSHHHLTNNAVIVPKLRAGFRFQGLQVDEHGVIAILLRSFDPAYAAYMDRRSGLTR
- a CDS encoding class I SAM-dependent methyltransferase — protein: MRLATLDDLLDTLDGLFGEGDLTRRGDRDAWADILSRPGHPLASALPDANLRDWAARGLLPGGPGRAALDVGCGLGRNTTFLAGLGYHATGVDLSPYAVQVARGRDPRPTFHEVDVLRQPIPGGPFDVVYDSGCFHHLPPHRRLSYLTTLSGVLKPGGLFGICTFAAGRMGSAETDLELFRQGTLSGGIGFSVADLRHVFSDLEFLTGGPLPAPADASADVFTQDFLLAALFRRPA
- a CDS encoding DsbA family oxidoreductase; this translates as MTRVTELYFDFLCPYAWRGVELAAVLKDEGEAFTLRHYSLVEGNHEGNAKELTWRVTEQPLNEGSAYQQGSLRAFLASHAAARQGEAAHWEFTLALFRAHHERKEPLTDGTIHAAAQEAGLNLDAFAQALADEATRRADLRADLDAAREVGVFGTPTFVLPTGEAAYYRFETLTREPAQAREWWTLYRTVLTSEAGIGTIKRAKNRPPHRA
- a CDS encoding potassium channel family protein encodes the protein MTRRPAVLLALIAGLVVFGTVGYRVLEGWSWLDCLFMTAMTLTTVGYGAPGELNTDGKVFSVVLMLVGIGLMLYLLTLLAETMLRTVTDPDAARRRKERKIMSLKDHTIVCGYGQVGEAVSVALRGARREVVVVDHRPEHLEWAQTQGLHTLVGDATDEDVLRRAGIERAASLVTVINSDPSNLYVVLSAKGLNPAVRVIARASDEAAARKMRRAGADEVVNPYQLSGNRIAAMMLAPRLSRLLSGDVTSEHFTIRELSVPPGMVGRTVADLGRETGALVVAIWRDGQPLRSRAEDVLRAGDAVLVAGAAAEVEAVQSGPAGGVQPA
- a CDS encoding sensor domain-containing diguanylate cyclase codes for the protein MTRAHPNGRGWLLSAISAVLITGFLATSLLSYGVAERRLRHTIADEMLPLTGDNVASQIQNGIQRPVFISSEMANNTFLRDWLQGGERDAGRVQAYLQAIQRKHSPRAAFVVSGRTGRYYGPRGLVKTVRADDPQDAWFARVRDLRAPYELNVDVNPAYGRQPLVFVNYRLLAPDGSFLAVTGVGLTLDNIRQLLRSYDVEFQRRAYFVNERGDVMLDSRGGVGQNIRQRPGLREIAPLIFTGSARPQRLTYDAAAARYQVNARFIPELRWYLLIEQNETRALTPLRNVLLLNLLIGLLATGLVLAVVLPTVARDRAQLRRAALTDPLTGLPNRAAFDAALARPLASGVPVTLALFDLDHFKVINDRYGHPAGDEVLRRVARAAQAALPGGALLARWGGEEFILLLPGDVASGVPVAQAVRAAVEDLPTGVPGVHVTVSVGVSGARTGDTAGSVLTRADQALYLAKQRGRNRVEVAPDPAPSTPDAG
- the thrC gene encoding threonine synthase, with amino-acid sequence MKYVSTRGARDLGHFSDVLLSGLAPDGGLAMPESIPTVTPAQLEAWRALSYADLAYEVMRPFITDIPGEDLRRLLRDTYTEEAFHSAEITPVTPLGEAGPDGGGLYLLELSNGPSLAFKDMAMQFLGQVFEYVLEARDERVNILGATSGDTGSAAEYAMLGKARVNVVMLSPHGRMSAFQQAQMFSLQEANIFNLAVEGVFDDCQDLVKAVNADADFKARYDIGAVNSINWARVLAQAVYYFRAYLALNLPAGAEADFSVPSGNFGNVFAGYLAKRMGLPVGQLIVASNENDVLHDFFSGGTYHVRPADRVAVTSSPSMDIGKASNFERYLYLIAGADAVQTRGWWDEVGQSRPVALSGTPHWDAVQASGFRSGRSTHEDRLRTIRTVFESYGRLIDPHTADGVLVGQAYQRPGVPMICLETALPAKFEATVQEAVGHTPGRPARFDGIEQAPKRFQVMPNDVGVLKAFIAANLTPRELA
- a CDS encoding Ig-like domain-containing protein — encoded protein: MRAFLLSALVAVLATSCGGPSTPSTTAQSTGTRVDTQAPKVSMVMSPQTLKEKGNVFFRLATQDNTTVSRVVLLIDGETFVDDPTAYNSYAKYFEASSNGEHKVTVRVYDQAQNVTEQTQTFHVNIGQ
- a CDS encoding MBL fold metallo-hydrolase, whose protein sequence is MPQSFIQPTPVAPLTPDQFTVVLLGTGTPRAYPGAAKPAVAVVAGGQILLFDCGGDTTRQLIESGLMPQRVRDVFFTHHHYDHNAGFPDLFISSWRTHVGVIQGRSQPMRVYGPSRTRDIIGTFHDALAYDRELRVAYNRSEAAGAEVEYTERNAGLMFDEGGVQVTAFEVDHRPVTPALGYRIEFGGRRVVISGDTRPVAATAQHAWQADLLIHDAYQPQWLADLARENPEQAVQVTNPAKYHTTTLEAAQLARDAQVRHLVLTHHIPVPQATPAAEAAYTAGMAELYPGRITVGRDLMRFDL